One Saimiri boliviensis isolate mSaiBol1 chromosome 7, mSaiBol1.pri, whole genome shotgun sequence genomic window, GTTTCCACCTCAAGTCCTGGAAATCCAGCCGGATTTTCCTGTTCAACCTGGCGGTGGCTGACTTTCTCCTGATCATCTGCCTGCCGTTCCTGATGGACAATTATGTGAGGCGTTGGGACTGGAAGTTTGGGGATATCCCTTGCCGGCTGATGCTCTTCATGTTGGCCATGAACCGCCAGGGCAGCATCATCTTCCTCACGGTGGTGGCGGTGGACAGGTATTTCCGGGTGGTCCATCCCCACCATGCCCTCAACAAGATCTCCAATCGGACAGCAGCCATCATCTCTTGCTTTCTGTGGGGGATCACGATTGGCCTGACAGTCCACCTCCTGTACAAGAAGATGCTGATCCCGAACGGCAATGCATATCTGTGCAGCAGCTTCAGCATCTGCCAGAATTTCCGGTGGCACGAAGCCATGTTCCTCCTGGAGTTCTTTCTGCCCCTGGGCATCATCCTGTTCTGCTCAGCCAGAATTATCTGGAGCCTGCGGCAGAGACAAATGGATCGGCACGCCAAGATCAAGAGAGCCATCACCTTCATCACGGTGGTGGCCATCGTCTTTGTCATCTGCTTCCTTCCCAGCGTGGCTGTGCGGATCCGCATCTACTGGCTCCTGCACACTTTGGGCACACAGAATTGTGAAGCGTACCGCTCAGTGGACCTGGCGTTCTTCATCACGCTCAGCTTCACCTACATGAACAGCATGCTGGACCCCCTGGTGTACTACTTCTCCAGCCCATCCTTTCCCAACTTCTTCTCCACTTTGATCAACCGCTGCCTCCGGAGGACGACGACAGGTGAACCGGATAATAACCGCAGCACCAGCGTGGAGCTCACGGGGGATCCAACCACAACCAGAGGCGCCCCAGAGGCCTTAATGGCTGACTCCGGAGAGCCGTGGAGCCCCTCTTATCTGGGCCCAGCGTCTCGTTAAATAACCATGCTAAGAAGGGACATTGTCACCAAGAACCAGGATCTCTGGAGAAACAGGTGGGCTGCTGCATCGAGTGGCGTCACTGGACTCGGCCTAAGGTTTCCTGGAACTTCCAGATTCAGAGAATCCGATTTAGGGAAACTGCGGCAGACGAGTGGGAGGCTGGTTGCAAGGTGTGACCGCAGGAATCTTGGGGGAACAGAGAGTAAAGCTTCTAGGCATCTGAAATTTTTGCTTAATCTCTCATGCTTGCAGGACCAAAGATGGGCACATAGTCAGCATCTCCGCTGAGCAGAGTTGGAGCCAGAGATCCACTTGTGCCTTGTTGGCCTTCTTCCCTCACCTGCCTGAGACTGGGAGGGTTCTCAGCTCCTGGGGTGATATCTAGCCTGCCTGTGGGCTCCAGCAGGGATGAGGGGAGCTGAGATTGGAGGGAGTTATGTTGCTCCTGCAGGGAGCCCAGGCATCATTAAACAAGCCAATAGCAGGTCACCTGGCTTCCGTGGACCAATTCATCTTTCAGCCAAGCATTAGCAGAAATGGACTCAGCGAAGAGACTCACGTGCTTTGGTTAATATCTGTGTTTCCAGTGGGTGTAACAGGGGATTAGCCCCAGAAGGTACTGAGCTAAACAGTAttatgaaaggaaaggaaatggcaTTGCTGCTTGTCAACCATCGACTAATCCATTCCTCTCTTGTTTATACTAATTGGAGGGCTGAGCAGTTAAAAGGGCTTCAGGATAGAAAGCTGTTTCCCACCTCTGTTTACTTTTACCATTAACAGGGCAATGTGCTGCTGCCCAATGGTTGGAGGGGGGGTCATTCCTCCCGGTTCATTTGCTTGTGTTCTTTACTTCCCATAAATCTatcatttcaataaattttgATAGGAGACACAGTCTGGTGTTGCTATGTCTGGGTTATGGTTCACAGAAATGGACTTCTTACTTAAGCAGAGACCTTTATGGGTTGTTAACTATGTCCTGGTAGAAAACTACGCTGCAAAGTaagaaagacacacagacactgaGCGACATCATGAAACAACTAAGCAGAAATTACACCTGTCTGGACAAAGAAAGAGCtggcattaaaaataatttggaaggaTACTACAGATATGACTGCAAGAGCACTTACGTCTTGTTAGAGTTTGGTGAACACTGCTGTTAGTATTTGTGCATTAAAATGGAAAtcaaggcagggtgcagtggctcacacctgtaatcccagcactttgtgggggctgagacaggtgggtcacctgaagtcaggagtttgagatcagcctggccaacatggcaaaaccctgtttctagtaaaaatacaagaaaaactcgctggttgtggtggtgggtacctgtagtcccagctactggggaggctgggggagggaaaattgcttgaaccggggaggcggaggttgcagtaagccaagatggtgcccctgcactccagcctgggtgacagagcaagatgtcatctcaaataataataataataataacatgaaaAGGGAATCAAGCCAGACGAATATTTTTCCGTAGAAGGGGGAAGAGTGAGCTTCCTATGGAATGGTTTCAGTTCCCaattagaagaagaaaaggagatgtACTGGTTTGAGCCTGTGATCGGTCCAAGTTTCTGTTACGATTTCATTTCCAACTCTGTCACTCCTTGCTTCTTTGGCAAGACGAGGCTTGCTTCAACTTCCTGACATGAACACAGATAAGAGACAGGCTCCCAGCTCTGGGTAAATGGCAGTCAATGAAGAAAGGTGGACGCTCTGGAATTACTTCCGTGCTTTCAGAGCAGTTTGCTTGTCTGTATCACCAAGCAACATGCAGAagtaaaaacccaaaagcaagaATCACCTTAAAGAGGAACAGCTGTCAGGGATGAGCTCAGTGGAAAAGAGGGATTCCCCCGGCCTCAGAGGCATGAGTCAGTGGGAAGCCTGGTTGTGAATCTTCGATTCTTTCAGGGGATGAGGTGGTTGGGAGTATTCCACAACTCATGGTCATTCACTGATTCAGGCATTccatcagttttttgttttttgagacagaggagtctcgctctgtcaccctggctggagtacagtgatgtgatcttgactcactgcagcctccacctcctgggttcaagcgatt contains:
- the LOC101039174 gene encoding hydroxycarboxylic acid receptor 2 produces the protein MNRQDHFLEINQKNCCVFRDKFISNVLPPVLGLEFIFGLLGNGLALWIFCFHLKSWKSSRIFLFNLAVADFLLIICLPFLMDNYVRRWDWKFGDIPCRLMLFMLAMNRQGSIIFLTVVAVDRYFRVVHPHHALNKISNRTAAIISCFLWGITIGLTVHLLYKKMLIPNGNAYLCSSFSICQNFRWHEAMFLLEFFLPLGIILFCSARIIWSLRQRQMDRHAKIKRAITFITVVAIVFVICFLPSVAVRIRIYWLLHTLGTQNCEAYRSVDLAFFITLSFTYMNSMLDPLVYYFSSPSFPNFFSTLINRCLRRTTTGEPDNNRSTSVELTGDPTTTRGAPEALMADSGEPWSPSYLGPASR